A section of the Pseudomonas sp. Q1-7 genome encodes:
- a CDS encoding exodeoxyribonuclease III, whose protein sequence is MRIISVNVNGIQAAAERGLLSWLQAQNADVICLQDTRASAFDLDDPAFQLDGYFLYAGDAEVPAQGGVALYSRLQPKAVIWGLGFESCDRYGRYLQADFDKVSIATLLLPSGQGGDENLNHKFKFMDDLTHYLNKQRRKRREYIYCGSLYVAHQKLDVKNWRDCQQIPGFLAPERAWMDEVFGNMGYVDALREVSREGDQFSWWPDSEQAEMLNLGWRFDYQVLTPGLRRFVRSAKLPRQPRFSQHAPLIVDYDWLLSV, encoded by the coding sequence ATGCGGATCATCAGTGTGAACGTGAATGGTATTCAGGCGGCAGCCGAGCGAGGTCTCCTCAGCTGGTTGCAAGCCCAGAATGCCGACGTGATCTGCCTGCAAGACACACGTGCCTCCGCCTTCGACCTGGACGACCCTGCCTTCCAACTGGATGGTTATTTCCTCTACGCCGGCGATGCCGAAGTGCCTGCCCAGGGTGGCGTGGCGCTCTATTCGCGGTTGCAACCCAAGGCGGTGATCTGGGGGCTCGGCTTCGAGTCCTGCGATCGGTACGGACGCTACTTGCAGGCTGATTTCGACAAGGTAAGCATCGCCACCCTGCTGCTGCCTTCCGGGCAAGGCGGGGACGAGAACCTGAACCACAAGTTCAAGTTCATGGACGACCTCACCCATTATCTGAACAAGCAGCGCCGCAAGCGCCGCGAGTACATCTACTGCGGCTCGCTCTACGTCGCCCACCAGAAGCTGGACGTGAAGAACTGGCGCGACTGCCAGCAGATTCCCGGCTTCCTGGCGCCCGAGCGGGCCTGGATGGACGAAGTGTTCGGCAACATGGGCTATGTCGATGCTTTGCGCGAAGTCAGCCGCGAAGGTGACCAGTTCAGTTGGTGGCCGGACAGCGAGCAGGCCGAGATGCTCAACCTCGGCTGGCGTTTCGACTACCAGGTGCTGACCCCGGGCCTGCGCCGCTTCGTGCGCAGCGCCAAGCTGCCGCGCCAGCCGCGCTTCTCCCAGCATGCGCCGCTGATCGTCGACTACGACTGGCTGCTGAGCGTGTGA
- a CDS encoding IS3 family transposase (programmed frameshift), whose translation MAQGVRRSQRDYTLAFKLAVVDQVEKGEMSYKEAQARYGIQGRSTVLVWLRKHGRQDWSQGASIRTARSLSVSEPDRPLTPEQRIKELEQQLELANQKAQFFEAVVDVLKNDYGVSIVKKAYRQVLTQRQVQGLSVSRACQFMGISRQAYYQRNRTADRRGHQDRQVAQFVRHLRMRQPRLGTRKLHFVLQRQADPRLRVGRDRLFRVLAEHRLLILPKRAYHKTTQSFHRFYRHPNLLKPGPQQVQPDAPERVWVADITYLPSQSGPLYLSLVTDAYSRKIVGHHVHEGLHAESVARAFSLALQRRRTRQPLVHHSDRGIQYCSAHYQRLHAQHGITCSMTDGYDCYQNALAERVNGILKNELLTQTPANLVQARRMVREAVDIYNRERPHQALKYKTPDAVHRAF comes from the exons ATGGCGCAAGGTGTACGACGTAGCCAGCGCGATTACACGCTGGCTTTTAAATTGGCGGTCGTCGACCAGGTCGAAAAGGGCGAAATGAGTTACAAGGAGGCTCAGGCCCGTTATGGCATCCAGGGTCGGTCGACGGTGTTGGTGTGGTTACGCAAGCACGGTCGGCAGGATTGGAGCCAGGGGGCGTCCATCCGTACCGCAAGGAGCCTTTCCGTGTCCGAGCCCGATCGACCCTTGACCCCCGAGCAACGCATCAAGGAACTGGAGCAGCAGCTGGAGCTAGCCAACCAGAAGGCCCAGTTCTTTGAGGCCGTGGTGGATGTGCTGAAGAACGACTACGGCGTTTCCATCGTAAA AAAAGCGTACCGGCAAGTCCTCACGCAAAGGCAAGTCCAAGGGCTGAGCGTTAGCAGGGCTTGCCAGTTCATGGGCATCAGTCGCCAGGCCTATTACCAGCGCAACCGGACGGCGGATCGCCGCGGCCATCAGGATCGACAGGTCGCCCAGTTCGTGCGGCACCTGCGGATGCGTCAGCCGCGCCTGGGCACACGGAAACTGCATTTCGTGCTTCAGCGTCAGGCCGACCCGAGGCTGCGGGTCGGGCGGGATCGCCTGTTTCGCGTGCTGGCCGAGCACCGGCTGCTGATCTTGCCCAAGCGGGCGTATCACAAGACCACTCAAAGCTTTCACCGCTTCTATCGCCACCCCAATCTGCTCAAGCCCGGCCCGCAGCAAGTGCAGCCCGACGCGCCGGAACGGGTCTGGGTCGCCGACATCACCTACCTGCCCAGCCAAAGCGGCCCGTTGTACCTGAGCCTGGTCACCGATGCCTACTCGCGCAAGATCGTGGGGCACCATGTCCATGAAGGGCTGCATGCCGAGTCGGTTGCCCGGGCTTTTAGCCTGGCCTTGCAGCGGCGCCGGACGCGCCAGCCCCTGGTGCATCACTCGGACCGTGGCATCCAGTACTGCTCGGCGCATTACCAACGCCTGCATGCCCAGCACGGCATTACCTGCTCGATGACCGATGGCTATGACTGCTACCAGAACGCCCTGGCCGAGCGGGTCAACGGCATCCTGAAGAACGAACTGCTGACCCAGACTCCAGCGAACCTGGTACAAGCCCGCCGGATGGTGCGCGAGGCCGTGGACATCTATAACCGGGAACGCCCTCACCAAGCCCTGAAATACAAAACGCCCGATGCGGTGCATCGGGCGTTTTGA
- a CDS encoding DUF4870 domain-containing protein, protein MDEPTHYQEPSREVRQWAMFCHFSAFLGLVFPFGNLLGPLIVWQIKKDLDPFVDAQGKEALNFQITVALAVVLCFLLMLIVIGFPLLGLVSIGALVLTIIAGIKANEGQAYRYPFCWRLVK, encoded by the coding sequence ATGGACGAGCCCACTCACTATCAGGAGCCGAGCCGGGAAGTGCGGCAATGGGCGATGTTCTGCCACTTCTCCGCCTTCCTCGGCCTGGTGTTTCCCTTCGGCAACCTGCTGGGGCCGCTGATCGTCTGGCAGATCAAGAAGGATCTCGATCCCTTCGTCGATGCCCAGGGCAAGGAAGCGCTGAACTTCCAGATCACCGTGGCGCTGGCGGTGGTGCTGTGCTTCCTGCTGATGCTGATAGTGATCGGCTTTCCGCTGCTGGGGCTGGTGAGCATCGGCGCCCTGGTGCTGACCATCATCGCCGGCATCAAGGCCAACGAAGGCCAGGCCTATCGCTACCCCTTCTGCTGGCGGCTGGTGAAGTAG
- the rph gene encoding ribonuclease PH — translation MKRPSGRAAEQLRPIRITRNYTKHAEGSVLVEFGDTKVICTASVESGVPRFLKGQGQGWLTAEYGMLPRATGERNQREASRGKQGGRTLEIQRLIGRSLRAALDMSKLGENTIYLDCDVIQADGGTRTASITGAMVALVDALKVLKKRGALKGEPLKQMVAAVSVGIYQGEPVLDLDYLEDAAAETDLNVVMTDAGGFIEVQGTAEGAPFQPEELTAMLDLARKGLNELFELQRAALAD, via the coding sequence ATGAAACGTCCCAGTGGCCGCGCGGCCGAACAGCTGCGTCCGATCCGCATCACCCGCAACTACACCAAGCACGCCGAAGGCTCGGTACTGGTGGAATTCGGGGATACCAAGGTGATCTGCACGGCCAGCGTCGAATCCGGCGTGCCGCGCTTCCTCAAGGGCCAGGGCCAGGGTTGGCTGACCGCCGAGTACGGCATGCTGCCGCGCGCGACCGGCGAGCGTAACCAGCGCGAGGCCAGCCGTGGCAAGCAGGGTGGCCGCACCCTGGAGATCCAGCGGCTGATCGGCCGCTCGCTGCGCGCCGCACTGGACATGAGCAAGCTGGGCGAGAACACCATCTACCTCGATTGCGATGTGATCCAGGCCGACGGCGGCACCCGCACCGCCTCCATCACCGGTGCGATGGTGGCCCTGGTGGATGCGCTGAAGGTGCTGAAGAAGCGCGGTGCGCTGAAAGGCGAGCCGCTGAAGCAGATGGTCGCCGCGGTGTCCGTGGGCATCTATCAGGGCGAGCCGGTGCTGGATCTGGACTACCTGGAAGACGCCGCTGCCGAGACCGACCTGAACGTGGTCATGACCGATGCCGGCGGCTTCATCGAGGTCCAGGGCACTGCCGAGGGTGCGCCCTTCCAGCCGGAAGAGCTGACCGCCATGCTGGACCTCGCGCGCAAGGGCTTGAACGAGCTGTTCGAGCTGCAGCGCGCGGCCCTGGCCGACTGA
- a CDS encoding YicC/YloC family endoribonuclease, which produces MVHSMTAFARVERAGPHGTLSWELRSVNHRYLEPHLRLPEAFRDLEGPVRDALRQGLSRGKVECTLRLAEETAGKPLQVDRERAGQLIQAAESVAALIQQPAPLNPLEVLAWPGVLVADAADPQALNAAAMEAFAQALGELKNGRAREGAELARLLNDRLDAMQEEVAALRTLVPQMLAAQRQKILDRFNELKAELDPQRLEQEMVLLAQKSDVAEELDRLGTHIGEVRRVLKAGGAAGRRLDFLMQELNREANTLGSKAFDPRSTQAAVNLKVLIEQMREQVQNIE; this is translated from the coding sequence ATGGTGCACAGCATGACCGCCTTCGCCCGCGTCGAACGGGCCGGCCCCCACGGCACCCTGAGCTGGGAACTGCGCTCGGTCAACCACCGCTACCTCGAACCGCACCTGCGCCTGCCGGAAGCCTTCCGCGACCTCGAAGGCCCGGTACGCGACGCCCTGCGCCAGGGCCTGTCGCGCGGCAAAGTCGAATGCACCCTGCGCCTGGCCGAAGAAACCGCCGGCAAGCCCCTGCAGGTCGACCGTGAGCGCGCCGGCCAGTTGATCCAGGCCGCCGAGAGCGTCGCGGCACTGATCCAGCAGCCCGCCCCGCTCAATCCCCTGGAAGTCCTCGCCTGGCCGGGTGTACTGGTGGCCGACGCCGCCGATCCCCAAGCCCTGAACGCGGCCGCCATGGAAGCCTTTGCCCAGGCCCTCGGCGAACTGAAGAACGGCCGCGCCCGCGAAGGCGCCGAACTGGCCCGGCTGCTCAACGACCGGCTGGATGCCATGCAGGAGGAAGTCGCCGCCCTGCGCACCCTGGTGCCACAGATGCTGGCCGCCCAGCGGCAGAAAATCCTCGACCGCTTCAACGAGTTGAAGGCCGAGCTGGACCCGCAGCGCCTGGAACAGGAAATGGTCCTGCTGGCACAGAAGAGCGACGTGGCCGAGGAACTGGACCGCCTCGGCACCCACATCGGCGAAGTCCGCCGCGTGCTCAAGGCCGGCGGCGCCGCCGGTCGCCGCCTGGATTTCCTGATGCAGGAACTCAACCGCGAAGCCAACACCCTCGGCTCCAAGGCCTTCGACCCGCGCAGCACCCAGGCCGCGGTCAACCTCAAGGTGCTGATCGAGCAGATGCGCGAACAAGTCCAGAACATCGAGTAA